In Notolabrus celidotus isolate fNotCel1 chromosome 8, fNotCel1.pri, whole genome shotgun sequence, a genomic segment contains:
- the sash3 gene encoding SAM and SH3 domain-containing protein 3, with protein MLRRRPSNASEKEQTQKKKLTLQRSSSFKDFMKHKPTSPVASDKELHFEENSQVTEGVNAEENMKGGIKLGKKWRNVISRTMTRKTSKMVQKALAEEGGESSEELSPIPSDCLPDLSTGQRTSVCSSESEEVTPSLISRQISGSSDRQSLDSGYCQRDSMRLEENSYNGPFCGRALVHTDFTPSPYDVESLKLQKGDIIYIIEKPPVGTWTGKLNTKVGSFKFIYVNLLPEESPPIRRRRCNSKTNQNKSRPKTLEEVLDSIGLNELSSLLSMHGFQTLEDFGGLKESHLNELNITDPEQRSKILNASELLRDSDEESEPEEEEKRSVEDSKEPRDSGCFESSENLESGPKMEEEQTNQKEEECVQQNDEQTEQLNEVQEKLQELTVDAR; from the exons ATGTTGAGGCGAAGGCCTTCCAATGCCTCGGAGAAGGAgcagacacagaagaagaag CTCACTCTGCAGAGATCCAGCAGCTTCAAGGATTTTATGAAGCACAAACCCACGTCTCCTGTTGCTTCAGATAAGGAGTTACATTTTGAGGAGAAT TCTCAGGTCACAGAGGGAGTGAatgcagaagaaaacatgaaaggTGGCATCAAACTGGGCAAGAAGTGGCGCAACGTCATCTCACGTACGATGACCCGCAAAACATCCAAGATGGTGCAGAAAGCTCTGGCTGAAGAAGGG ggtgAGAGCAGTGAGGAGCTGTCTCCCATCCCGTCTGATTGTCTTCCAGATCTGAGCACAGGACAGAGGACATCTGTGTGCTCCTCGGAGTCAGAGGAGGTCACGCCAAGCCTCATCAGCCGCCAGATCTCAGGCA gCAGTGACAGACAGAGCCTGGACAGTGGATACTGTCAGAGGGACAGTATGAGACTGGAGGAGAACTCTTACAACGGTCCTTTCTGTGGCCGCGCTCTAGTCCACACTGACTTCACTCCCAGCCCCTACGACGTGGAGTCGCTCAAACTTCAA AAAGGAGACATCATCTACATAATTGAGAAACCCCCTGTGGGGACCTGGACGGGCAAGCTCAACACCAAAGTAGGCTCCTTTAAGTTCATCTACGTCAACCTGCTGCCTGAGGAGAGCCCCCCGATCAGGAGGAGGCGCTGCAACAGCAAGACCAACCAAAACAAATCCAGACCCAAAACCCTAGAGGAGGTGCTGGATAGCATCGGCCTCAAT gAGCTGAGCTCCCTGCTGTCTATGCACGGTTTCCAGACTCTGGAGGACTTTGGAGGCCTGAAGGAGTCCCACCTCAATGAGCTGAACATCACAGATCCAGAGCAGCGCTCCAAAATTCTGAATGCCTCTGAGCTACTGCGAGACT CTGATGAAGAGTCTGagccagaggaagaggaaaaaagatCGGTGGAGGACTCTAAAGAGCCGAGGGATTCTGGCTGTTTTGAGAGTTCTGAGAATCTGGAAAGTGGACCAAAGATGGAAGAGGAGCAGACCAACcagaaggaggaggaatgtGTGCAACAAAACGATGAACAAACAGAACAGCTGAATGAAGTGCAAGAGAAGCTGCAGGAGCTGACAGTGGATGCAAGATAA